In a genomic window of Coriobacteriia bacterium:
- a CDS encoding 4Fe-4S binding protein, which translates to MSEERERDGRVPAGIEVPAAEDRSTTRTASKKAAGGRRRKKKASGVQTLRSWLPWIVMGVVAVGFVTTWGIGTLSGLGWGELTALCPLGAITTMLASKLLVPRALISIAIAVVIILLVGRAFCGWVCPVPAVGRLRELFAKKPARKRADAAKASGASATAACETDGGAQKATGLSAVERRAIKRQMRGGCAAKVRELRGSLDSRHVVLGGALVSALAFGFPVFCLICPIGLTFATILLVIRAFGMGDVSIALLVVPLMLIAEVVLFRKWCHRICPVGALMSLIARANRTARPVIDDAKCIETAKGKTCGACARACGEGIDLRHLELGSEQLNECVRCHKCVEACPAHAVSMPLLARKNSKGAATPQAPIAE; encoded by the coding sequence GTGAGCGAGGAGCGCGAGAGAGATGGGCGGGTGCCGGCTGGCATCGAGGTACCTGCAGCTGAGGATAGGTCGACGACCAGGACAGCCTCCAAGAAGGCCGCGGGCGGGCGACGTCGCAAGAAGAAGGCGAGCGGCGTGCAGACGCTGCGCAGCTGGCTGCCGTGGATCGTCATGGGAGTCGTGGCCGTTGGCTTCGTCACGACGTGGGGCATCGGCACGCTGAGCGGCCTGGGCTGGGGCGAGCTGACGGCTCTGTGCCCGCTGGGCGCCATCACGACGATGCTCGCGTCGAAGCTGCTCGTGCCCCGGGCGCTCATTTCGATCGCTATCGCCGTCGTGATCATCCTGCTGGTCGGCCGTGCGTTCTGCGGCTGGGTGTGCCCGGTGCCGGCTGTCGGCCGCCTGCGCGAGCTGTTCGCCAAAAAGCCAGCGCGAAAGAGGGCCGACGCGGCAAAGGCGTCCGGCGCGAGTGCGACGGCTGCGTGCGAGACGGACGGCGGCGCGCAGAAGGCCACCGGCCTGTCTGCGGTCGAGAGGCGCGCCATCAAGCGCCAGATGCGCGGCGGGTGCGCGGCTAAGGTACGCGAGCTGCGCGGAAGCCTCGACAGCCGGCACGTCGTGCTGGGCGGGGCGCTCGTCTCTGCGCTGGCCTTCGGCTTTCCGGTGTTTTGCCTCATCTGCCCGATCGGCCTGACGTTCGCGACGATCCTGCTCGTCATCCGCGCGTTTGGCATGGGCGACGTCAGCATCGCGCTGCTCGTCGTGCCGCTGATGCTCATCGCCGAGGTCGTGCTGTTCCGCAAGTGGTGCCATCGCATCTGCCCGGTCGGCGCGCTCATGAGCCTCATCGCACGGGCGAACCGCACGGCGCGCCCTGTCATCGACGACGCGAAGTGCATCGAGACGGCGAAGGGCAAGACGTGCGGCGCGTGTGCAAGGGCATGTGGCGAGGGCATCGACCTGCGCCATCTCGAGCTGGGATCGGAGCAGCTCAACGAATGCGTTCGCTGCCACAAGTGTGTCGAGGCCTGCCCGGCCCATGCCGTGAGCATGCCGCTGCTGGCGCGGAAGAACTCAAAAGGCGCCGCGACGCCACAGGCGCCTATTGCCGAGTAG
- a CDS encoding AAA family ATPase, which produces MSDVTENVEAALPVGATGAVAPAESQVSAAGLPTAIERAYATPAAVRVISGPVGTGKTHELVEGVRTALEAGVEPAEVLVLAPRRTAADELAARLTAACGAVAAAVRVTTPLQLALDVLATPQAREATGRSAHVLSDVENTFFLEDMRVTGQKHRRLRELLKFLQRGWSEMRDDEPGWLITGEEVAINDFAKGRLALLEALHPAEVSAACVRYLLGNASALAAARMSCVFVDDARAMSRASQALAALLATDELVLTWDPNASLAGEEPYGYAEGLADLHAARSDASVLELGESHCARALFEVTSNVLRQECLETPVAPKACACDETGELRVVESPTLGDEPASVVEQVRGLLEAGVSPEDVFVAAPSDAWVRRMAGTLEAAGVATSALYERQRVGGDIRELDRSEGAQLYVALQLAADPAGALAWRCWCGFGDYLACSAGMNELYARAEANGRGLVAELEALACGIERGAGATPVVGAERIAERYRAGRAFLDAVDGLRGEQLLGALAAGVAGPDAAPEAIASVEAPVRALLGGVAADEDASTLFARAERELRAPGFAPACVRVARTAALAGQSPAALVFAGMVNGLIPSHAYFDLTEAHADEQARLHRRLVDELYLVSGKPTRALVCSTFAHAGIVESEKLRLKTERVRLRDGKRVCDLAPSVCVSYLRGESLAKLTL; this is translated from the coding sequence ATGAGCGATGTGACCGAGAACGTGGAGGCGGCACTGCCTGTCGGCGCGACCGGCGCAGTTGCGCCCGCCGAGAGCCAGGTTTCCGCGGCCGGCCTGCCCACGGCCATCGAGCGTGCCTATGCCACCCCGGCTGCCGTGCGCGTCATCAGCGGCCCGGTCGGCACCGGCAAGACGCACGAGCTCGTTGAGGGCGTCCGTACCGCTCTGGAGGCGGGCGTCGAGCCCGCCGAGGTGCTCGTGCTCGCACCGCGCCGCACGGCGGCCGACGAGCTGGCTGCCCGCCTCACTGCCGCCTGCGGAGCCGTCGCTGCGGCCGTGCGCGTCACGACGCCGCTGCAGCTCGCGCTCGACGTCCTCGCTACGCCGCAGGCCCGCGAGGCAACCGGTCGCAGCGCCCATGTCCTGAGCGACGTCGAGAACACATTCTTCCTCGAGGACATGCGCGTGACGGGTCAGAAGCATCGCCGCCTGCGCGAGCTGCTCAAGTTCCTGCAGCGCGGCTGGTCGGAGATGCGCGACGACGAGCCCGGCTGGCTCATCACCGGCGAAGAGGTCGCTATCAACGACTTCGCCAAGGGCCGCCTCGCGCTGCTCGAGGCCCTGCACCCCGCCGAGGTCTCCGCCGCGTGCGTGCGCTACCTGCTGGGGAACGCCTCGGCGCTCGCCGCAGCGCGCATGAGCTGCGTATTTGTCGATGACGCCCGTGCGATGAGCCGCGCGAGCCAGGCGCTGGCGGCGCTGCTGGCAACCGACGAGCTCGTCCTGACGTGGGATCCCAACGCGTCGCTTGCCGGCGAGGAGCCCTATGGGTATGCCGAGGGGCTGGCCGATCTGCACGCTGCCCGCTCCGATGCCAGCGTGCTCGAGCTGGGAGAGAGCCACTGCGCCCGTGCCCTGTTCGAGGTCACGAGCAACGTGCTGCGCCAGGAGTGCCTTGAGACTCCCGTTGCCCCGAAGGCGTGCGCTTGCGACGAGACGGGCGAGCTGCGTGTCGTAGAGAGCCCAACGCTTGGTGACGAGCCGGCCTCCGTGGTCGAGCAGGTACGGGGACTTCTCGAGGCAGGGGTTTCTCCCGAGGACGTCTTTGTGGCAGCACCGAGCGACGCTTGGGTGCGTCGCATGGCGGGGACGCTGGAGGCGGCGGGCGTCGCGACGAGCGCCCTGTACGAGCGCCAGCGCGTCGGCGGCGACATCCGCGAGCTTGACAGGAGCGAGGGCGCACAGCTCTACGTGGCGCTCCAGCTCGCCGCCGATCCCGCAGGCGCTCTGGCGTGGCGCTGCTGGTGCGGCTTTGGCGACTACCTTGCGTGCTCGGCTGGCATGAACGAGCTGTATGCTCGCGCGGAGGCGAACGGTCGCGGCCTCGTTGCCGAGCTCGAGGCGTTGGCGTGCGGAATCGAGCGCGGCGCGGGGGCGACCCCCGTCGTCGGTGCCGAGCGTATCGCCGAGCGCTACCGTGCCGGTCGCGCGTTCCTGGACGCCGTCGATGGCCTGCGTGGCGAGCAGCTGCTCGGAGCGCTGGCCGCCGGCGTTGCCGGCCCAGATGCCGCCCCCGAGGCGATCGCTTCCGTTGAGGCTCCCGTGCGTGCGCTGCTCGGCGGCGTTGCTGCTGACGAGGACGCCTCCACCCTGTTCGCCCGCGCCGAGCGGGAGCTGCGCGCTCCCGGCTTTGCACCCGCCTGCGTCCGCGTCGCGCGTACGGCGGCGCTTGCTGGCCAGTCTCCGGCTGCTCTCGTGTTCGCCGGCATGGTGAACGGTCTCATTCCCTCGCACGCCTACTTCGATCTCACCGAGGCGCACGCCGACGAGCAGGCCCGCCTGCATCGCCGCCTCGTCGACGAGCTGTATCTCGTCAGTGGCAAGCCGACGCGCGCGTTGGTATGCTCCACGTTCGCGCACGCGGGCATCGTAGAGTCCGAGAAGCTTCGCCTCAAGACAGAGCGCGTCCGCCTGCGCGACGGCAAGCGCGTCTGCGATCTCGCGCCGAGCGTGTGCGTCTCATACCTGCGCGGCGAGTCTCTCGCCAAGCTGACCCTCTAG
- a CDS encoding molecular chaperone TorD family protein — MTTNTAATTQAPAANETLTLDEFAQVNERRASAYAFLSRLFYKEVDQELLDEMRAMRFPAKTGNDHSDEGNRLIAGYLSNVWEDTLRELAIDYVHCFIGSGMDAFSAAYPYESVYTSPKRLMMQEARDEVLAIYRSEGMDKAKDWKESEDHIGAETAFMATLATRTAEALRAGNEDEAARLLRVQRNFMNDHLYAWSGMMTADMRVFARTDFYKGLASYADGLLESDHELLASVLGEEEPTDAQ; from the coding sequence ATGACCACGAACACTGCCGCCACCACGCAGGCCCCCGCCGCCAACGAGACCTTGACGCTCGATGAGTTTGCGCAGGTCAACGAGAGGCGCGCAAGCGCGTATGCCTTCCTGAGCCGCCTGTTCTACAAGGAGGTCGACCAGGAGCTGCTCGACGAAATGCGTGCCATGCGCTTCCCAGCCAAGACGGGCAACGACCACTCCGACGAGGGCAACCGCCTCATCGCGGGCTATCTGAGCAACGTGTGGGAGGACACGCTGCGCGAGCTTGCCATCGATTATGTGCACTGCTTCATCGGCTCGGGCATGGACGCCTTCTCGGCCGCCTACCCGTACGAGTCGGTGTACACGAGCCCCAAGCGCCTCATGATGCAGGAGGCGCGCGACGAGGTGCTCGCCATCTATCGCAGCGAGGGCATGGACAAGGCCAAGGACTGGAAGGAGAGCGAAGACCACATCGGCGCCGAGACGGCGTTCATGGCGACGCTCGCCACCCGCACCGCCGAGGCCCTGCGCGCCGGCAACGAGGACGAGGCTGCTCGTCTGCTGCGCGTCCAGCGCAACTTCATGAACGACCACCTCTACGCGTGGAGCGGCATGATGACGGCTGACATGCGCGTGTTTGCGAGGACCGACTTCTACAAGGGCCTTGCCTCCTATGCCGATGGCCTGCTTGAGAGCGACCACGAGCTGCTCGCGTCTGTGCTCGGCGAGGAGGAGCCGACGGACGCGCAGTAG
- a CDS encoding 4Fe-4S dicluster domain-containing protein — translation MASENGRPLITRRDLCWGVGGAVALLALGGAKVAGAKPVVRPPGGQDEERVLSACIRCEKCYEICPHRVIAPAHIEDGLVGMRSPVMDFDRDYCTFCDEENGGRPLCVQVCPTGALKLDDGATARNTFIGLARITEEQCLAFRATRCRICVDACPYEALELDENAQPYVIEDRCNGCGACESVCISHKSGASRSGFERRAIYVDVRADAGTDLSRGGERS, via the coding sequence ATGGCCAGCGAGAACGGGCGACCGCTCATCACGAGGCGCGACCTGTGCTGGGGCGTTGGCGGAGCCGTCGCCCTGCTCGCCCTGGGCGGCGCCAAGGTGGCTGGGGCCAAGCCGGTCGTGCGACCACCGGGCGGCCAGGACGAGGAGCGCGTGCTGTCGGCGTGCATCCGCTGTGAGAAGTGCTACGAGATCTGCCCGCACCGCGTCATCGCGCCGGCACACATCGAGGACGGCCTTGTGGGCATGCGCAGCCCGGTCATGGACTTCGACCGCGACTACTGCACGTTCTGCGACGAGGAGAACGGCGGCCGTCCGCTGTGCGTGCAGGTCTGCCCGACCGGCGCGCTGAAGCTCGACGATGGGGCTACGGCACGCAATACGTTCATTGGACTGGCGCGCATCACCGAGGAGCAGTGCCTGGCTTTTCGGGCGACGCGCTGCCGCATCTGCGTGGACGCGTGCCCCTACGAGGCGCTCGAGCTCGACGAGAACGCTCAGCCCTACGTCATCGAGGACAGGTGCAATGGCTGCGGCGCGTGCGAGAGCGTGTGCATCAGTCACAAGTCAGGCGCGTCGCGCAGCGGCTTCGAACGCCGCGCCATCTACGTTGACGTGCGAGCCGACGCCGGGACCGACCTGAGCCGGGGAGGTGAGCGGTCGTGA
- a CDS encoding 4Fe-4S dicluster domain-containing protein, with product MQYSIITDLNRCVGCLACSVACKGLNDVPIGKFWNRVMRVGPNPEFEGADYPDVYMYFLPLTCQHCADAPCVSVCPTGASFKDVDGTVQVDKETCIGCGACLDACPYSVRYLNEETSVAEKCTMCQQALSEDANMVPQCVSQCGGNARWFGDLDEGYESFVGAHETDGEKTGERRHMMDFIEPFTEDDVYRLPDAGNGPQMLYILRGHKWYGNEGDHVQDMSQSTGKAGSNSAAPADKE from the coding sequence ATGCAGTACTCGATCATCACTGACCTGAACCGCTGCGTGGGCTGCCTGGCCTGCAGCGTCGCCTGCAAGGGCCTCAACGACGTACCGATCGGCAAGTTCTGGAACCGCGTCATGCGCGTGGGGCCGAACCCCGAGTTCGAGGGTGCGGACTACCCCGACGTGTACATGTACTTCCTGCCGCTGACCTGCCAGCACTGCGCCGACGCCCCCTGCGTCAGCGTGTGCCCCACCGGCGCGTCGTTCAAGGACGTCGACGGCACGGTGCAGGTCGACAAGGAGACGTGCATCGGCTGCGGCGCCTGCCTGGACGCCTGCCCCTACAGCGTGCGCTATCTCAACGAGGAGACGTCCGTTGCCGAGAAGTGCACGATGTGCCAGCAGGCGCTCAGCGAGGACGCCAACATGGTCCCGCAGTGCGTCTCCCAGTGCGGCGGCAACGCCCGCTGGTTCGGTGACCTGGACGAGGGCTATGAGTCGTTCGTCGGTGCTCACGAGACCGACGGCGAGAAGACGGGCGAGCGTCGCCACATGATGGACTTCATCGAGCCCTTTACCGAGGACGACGTCTATCGCCTGCCTGACGCCGGCAACGGCCCGCAGATGCTCTACATCCTGCGCGGCCACAAGTGGTACGGCAACGAGGGCGACCACGTTCAGGACATGAGCCAGAGCACCGGCAAGGCCGGCAGCAACTCCGCCGCCCCGGCCGACAAGGAGTAG
- a CDS encoding 4Fe-4S binding protein, translating to MTVPAIETAAPRVRTSLGVLEALTGPGITVHQGRCVEVRNRHTTCRLCADACTSGAISFDGGCLAVDASRCIACGTCATVCPTCAIESTDPTDDELLAGCVAAAQANEGRATIACARTLVDVSDRYDPDRVACVTCLGRVDESLLAGLAAAGVAGVTLVGAGCDACEHARGREVCDEVVASADALLRTWGRELPVSFAEELPADALLAEDACGAGVFDPRRAGVMRRARAAELGVRAAMAEREPAADEASQAADASAEKPVPASAVLKVGRDGTLPHHVPTRRGRLLEALAGIGEPAEEPVATRLWASVFIDTERCGSCRLCAVFCPTGALRKFDDRRTATFGVEHEPGKCVKCHCCEDVCPERAITIVDEVYPSDLSSGHTERFEMRPRDIEPGRPDAVVKRMRNLLSASQYVNFA from the coding sequence ATGACTGTCCCTGCTATCGAGACGGCCGCACCGCGTGTACGCACGAGCCTCGGCGTTCTCGAGGCGCTGACGGGCCCCGGCATCACCGTGCACCAGGGCCGCTGCGTCGAGGTGCGCAACCGCCACACGACGTGCCGCCTGTGCGCCGATGCCTGCACGTCGGGTGCCATCTCGTTCGATGGCGGCTGCCTGGCCGTCGACGCCTCGCGCTGCATTGCGTGCGGCACGTGCGCGACCGTGTGCCCCACGTGCGCCATCGAGTCCACCGATCCCACCGACGACGAGCTGCTGGCCGGCTGCGTCGCCGCCGCGCAGGCCAACGAGGGCCGTGCGACGATCGCGTGCGCCCGCACGCTCGTCGACGTGTCCGATCGATACGATCCCGATCGCGTCGCGTGCGTGACCTGCCTCGGGCGCGTCGACGAGAGCCTGCTTGCCGGGCTCGCCGCCGCAGGCGTCGCGGGCGTGACGCTCGTGGGTGCCGGCTGCGATGCCTGCGAGCACGCACGCGGCCGCGAGGTGTGCGACGAGGTTGTCGCGAGCGCCGATGCCCTGCTGCGGACGTGGGGACGCGAGCTTCCGGTGAGCTTCGCCGAGGAGCTGCCTGCCGACGCCCTGCTCGCTGAAGACGCGTGCGGTGCGGGCGTGTTCGACCCGCGACGCGCCGGCGTCATGAGGAGGGCGCGCGCCGCCGAGCTGGGCGTGCGCGCCGCGATGGCTGAGCGCGAGCCCGCCGCCGACGAGGCCTCGCAGGCTGCCGACGCCTCTGCAGAGAAGCCCGTCCCCGCGTCGGCCGTCCTGAAGGTCGGCCGCGACGGCACGCTGCCCCATCACGTTCCCACGCGCCGCGGACGTCTGCTCGAGGCCCTCGCCGGCATCGGCGAGCCGGCCGAGGAGCCCGTCGCCACGCGCCTGTGGGCGAGCGTGTTCATCGACACGGAGCGCTGCGGCTCCTGCCGTCTGTGCGCCGTGTTCTGTCCCACGGGCGCCTTGCGCAAGTTCGACGACCGGCGCACGGCGACGTTCGGCGTCGAGCATGAGCCGGGCAAGTGCGTCAAGTGCCACTGCTGCGAGGACGTCTGTCCCGAGCGGGCCATCACGATCGTCGACGAGGTGTACCCCTCCGACCTGTCGAGCGGCCATACGGAGCGCTTCGAGATGCGCCCGCGCGACATAGAGCCCGGCCGGCCCGATGCCGTCGTGAAGCGCATGCGCAACCTGCTCTCCGCCTCCCAGTACGTCAACTTCGCGTAG
- the nrfD gene encoding polysulfide reductase NrfD: MTASWPLIAYTLCSVIACGTLGVQGVLALGGRGARIQTPGALLALVFAVLAAVFACLRVGRLDRVFNVFGHPASPVAQTFIAILALIVVSLVYLVALRRAEEEGEVPLPVAALGVLASLFGVYAVAAGDVATSGIAAKTALAVALVAGSAALVGTLACRALLAVREREAAAGGLGVATVACGLASGVATVAFSLVAPTMVRKAVSITTSTYGFESAHPTQATGSQAAASAASGAMGDPLFWVVVVAVGIVIPLVVALLTRKRSGVLTGVLCGAAALCVLVGLAYAMDQFMFTSSVTRLFG, translated from the coding sequence ATGACCGCGTCATGGCCCCTCATCGCGTACACCCTGTGCAGCGTTATCGCCTGCGGCACCCTCGGGGTGCAAGGCGTGCTCGCCTTGGGGGGCCGTGGCGCGCGGATCCAGACGCCCGGCGCGCTGCTCGCGCTGGTGTTCGCGGTGCTCGCCGCCGTGTTCGCCTGCCTGCGCGTCGGACGCCTCGACCGCGTGTTCAACGTGTTCGGCCACCCCGCCTCGCCTGTCGCCCAGACGTTCATCGCCATCCTGGCGCTCATCGTCGTCTCGCTCGTCTACCTCGTTGCGCTGCGTCGCGCCGAGGAGGAGGGCGAGGTTCCGCTCCCCGTTGCCGCGCTGGGCGTGCTCGCGTCGCTGTTCGGCGTGTACGCCGTTGCGGCCGGCGACGTGGCGACCTCGGGGATCGCGGCCAAGACGGCCCTGGCCGTCGCCCTCGTCGCCGGCTCGGCGGCGCTCGTCGGCACGCTGGCGTGCCGAGCGTTGCTGGCGGTGCGCGAAAGGGAGGCGGCCGCGGGCGGTCTCGGCGTCGCCACCGTCGCGTGCGGCCTTGCGTCCGGCGTTGCCACGGTTGCGTTCTCCCTGGTTGCGCCCACGATGGTTCGCAAGGCTGTGTCGATCACGACGTCGACGTACGGTTTCGAGTCGGCCCACCCCACGCAGGCCACGGGCAGCCAGGCTGCCGCGAGCGCGGCCTCGGGCGCCATGGGCGACCCGCTGTTCTGGGTTGTTGTCGTGGCCGTGGGCATCGTCATCCCGCTTGTCGTCGCGTTGCTGACGCGCAAGCGCTCCGGTGTCCTGACGGGCGTGCTGTGCGGCGCCGCCGCGCTGTGTGTGCTCGTGGGGCTGGCCTATGCGATGGATCAGTTCATGTTCACGAGTTCGGTCACGCGCCTATTCGGCTAG
- a CDS encoding molybdopterin-dependent oxidoreductase yields MGALNLTRRDFVKAAAVTAATVAFASSNAAQALEEAVKADTACTIMGTDTLAVKTCCRGCGKMECGVKVIVKDGRAIRVEGDEGAYQSMGNCCTKSQASIQAAYHPDRLHYPMKRTNPKGDNDPGWVRISWDEAMDTVATKMQEVIDKYGGEAIALEVGTSRIWCMHSESCLKILFNTPNNLEAWQICKGPRHFATEMVSTFSMSWMETIARPKVYVQWGGASELSNYDDSCRTTVDVATRADVHISVDPRMANMGKEADYWQHLRTGTDGALALSWTNVIIENKLYDDLYTKKWTNAPFLVCEDIEPSGFPVQKNDGSYYDLKTRLLKESDVVEGGSPYKFLVHDANWEKLAAEGIEHQYGEFTWFNADQEAVIDNTGGFWEGENYDSMKAREGKEANQANCLKGYIQGHVPDLMPFDPGIDPDLYGEFEIELKDGKKHKVRPVWEYYRERAAEYEPEKAAEITGIPAEEIIGAATAYATRIDPSTGYGNGGIQYMLAIEHACNAVQNSRILDNITGITGNIDTPGGNRSTTIVPIDGDLQGFSAWVPGASQPAPEVNEKQLGREQFPLLGWWGNWADMNVTFTAMLTGEPYPVRALWNESGNFMCACNSTYAWDALNSLDFYVDLNLWHTPSTDAADIILPVAHWIELSSPRASQGSAGAMGATVKCVEPPAEAKYDPEIVMMMYKKMGVPWNNEEGNEWPDINWQLTDSIKLLSDDEYVKQYWHVENGVATVEQKGKLLADITPKYESWNDYVHDFQEHGWWQAKEIEPEMWGTYRRYQTGGFRGRDKLWARLDYTAGPGIADWKPGFFTPTMKQEIWSTVMESFMPDRPEQILPYWEEPPHGPVADPERTKEYPLQCTTGRRIPVYFHSAHRQLPWCRELWPVPRVEINPITAAKYGIEQGDWVWIETPEGKIREVADLYYGVDQNTINCEHTWWYPEIQESGHGFQLSQVNCLIDRNAQDPISGTSNLRAYAVKIYKATPENSPFGNPCPCDSKGNEIIHDASDPRLKAWLPTYEGRE; encoded by the coding sequence ATGGGAGCACTGAACCTCACGCGCCGCGACTTCGTCAAGGCCGCTGCGGTCACCGCCGCCACCGTCGCGTTTGCGTCTTCGAACGCTGCGCAGGCGTTGGAGGAGGCTGTCAAGGCCGACACCGCGTGCACCATCATGGGGACTGACACCCTTGCGGTGAAGACCTGCTGCCGCGGCTGCGGCAAGATGGAATGCGGCGTGAAAGTGATCGTCAAGGACGGTCGCGCCATCCGCGTGGAGGGCGATGAGGGCGCCTACCAGTCGATGGGCAACTGCTGCACGAAGTCGCAGGCCTCCATCCAGGCCGCCTACCACCCCGATCGCCTGCACTACCCGATGAAGCGCACGAACCCCAAGGGTGACAACGACCCGGGCTGGGTGCGCATCAGCTGGGACGAGGCCATGGATACCGTGGCCACGAAGATGCAGGAGGTCATCGACAAGTACGGCGGCGAGGCCATCGCGCTGGAGGTCGGCACGTCGCGCATCTGGTGCATGCACTCCGAGTCGTGCCTGAAGATCCTGTTCAACACGCCGAATAACCTCGAGGCCTGGCAGATCTGCAAGGGCCCGCGCCACTTCGCTACCGAGATGGTGTCGACGTTCTCCATGAGCTGGATGGAGACTATCGCCCGCCCGAAGGTGTACGTGCAGTGGGGCGGCGCCTCGGAGCTGTCGAACTACGACGACTCCTGCCGCACGACCGTCGACGTCGCCACGCGTGCCGACGTGCACATCTCCGTCGACCCGCGCATGGCCAACATGGGCAAGGAGGCCGACTACTGGCAGCACCTGCGCACCGGCACCGACGGCGCCCTGGCCCTGTCCTGGACGAACGTCATCATCGAGAACAAGCTCTACGACGATCTGTACACGAAGAAGTGGACGAACGCCCCGTTCCTCGTGTGCGAGGACATCGAGCCGAGCGGCTTCCCGGTGCAGAAGAACGACGGCTCGTACTACGACCTCAAGACGCGCCTGCTCAAGGAGTCCGACGTCGTCGAGGGCGGCAGCCCCTACAAGTTCCTCGTCCACGACGCGAACTGGGAGAAGCTGGCTGCTGAGGGCATCGAGCACCAGTATGGCGAGTTCACCTGGTTCAACGCTGACCAGGAGGCCGTCATCGACAACACGGGCGGCTTCTGGGAGGGCGAGAACTACGACTCCATGAAGGCGCGCGAGGGCAAGGAGGCCAACCAGGCCAACTGCCTCAAGGGCTACATCCAGGGCCACGTGCCGGATCTGATGCCGTTCGACCCGGGCATCGACCCCGATCTCTACGGCGAGTTCGAGATCGAGCTCAAGGACGGCAAGAAGCACAAGGTGCGCCCGGTCTGGGAGTACTACCGCGAGCGCGCGGCGGAGTACGAGCCCGAGAAGGCCGCCGAGATCACCGGCATCCCTGCCGAGGAGATCATCGGCGCCGCGACGGCCTACGCCACGCGCATCGACCCGTCCACGGGCTACGGCAACGGTGGCATCCAGTACATGCTCGCCATCGAGCACGCGTGCAACGCCGTGCAGAACAGCCGCATCCTGGACAACATCACCGGCATCACCGGCAACATCGACACCCCTGGCGGCAACCGTTCCACGACGATCGTCCCGATCGACGGCGACCTGCAGGGCTTCTCGGCCTGGGTCCCCGGCGCCTCTCAGCCGGCCCCCGAGGTCAACGAGAAGCAGCTCGGCCGCGAGCAGTTCCCGCTGCTGGGCTGGTGGGGCAACTGGGCCGACATGAACGTCACGTTCACGGCCATGCTGACCGGCGAGCCCTACCCGGTGCGCGCCCTGTGGAACGAGTCGGGCAACTTCATGTGCGCCTGCAACTCCACGTACGCCTGGGACGCCCTGAACTCGCTCGACTTCTACGTCGACCTGAACCTGTGGCACACGCCCTCCACGGACGCCGCCGACATCATCCTGCCCGTCGCTCACTGGATCGAGCTCTCCTCGCCGCGCGCGTCGCAGGGTTCGGCCGGCGCCATGGGCGCGACGGTCAAGTGCGTCGAGCCGCCTGCCGAGGCCAAGTACGACCCCGAGATCGTCATGATGATGTACAAGAAGATGGGCGTGCCCTGGAACAACGAAGAGGGCAACGAGTGGCCGGACATCAACTGGCAGCTCACCGACTCCATCAAGCTGCTCTCCGACGACGAGTACGTCAAGCAGTACTGGCACGTCGAGAACGGCGTCGCGACCGTCGAGCAGAAGGGCAAGCTCCTCGCCGACATCACGCCGAAGTACGAGTCCTGGAACGACTACGTGCACGACTTCCAGGAGCACGGCTGGTGGCAGGCCAAGGAGATCGAGCCCGAGATGTGGGGCACGTACCGCCGCTACCAGACCGGTGGCTTCCGTGGCCGTGACAAGCTCTGGGCGCGTCTCGACTACACCGCTGGCCCCGGCATCGCCGACTGGAAGCCCGGCTTCTTCACGCCGACGATGAAGCAGGAGATCTGGTCCACGGTCATGGAGTCGTTCATGCCCGATCGCCCCGAGCAGATCCTGCCCTATTGGGAGGAGCCGCCGCACGGCCCCGTCGCCGACCCGGAGCGCACGAAGGAGTACCCGCTGCAGTGCACGACCGGCCGCCGCATCCCGGTGTACTTCCACTCCGCGCATCGTCAGCTGCCGTGGTGCCGCGAGCTGTGGCCCGTCCCCCGCGTCGAGATCAACCCCATCACCGCTGCCAAGTACGGCATCGAGCAGGGTGACTGGGTCTGGATCGAGACGCCCGAGGGCAAGATCCGCGAGGTTGCCGACCTGTACTACGGCGTCGACCAGAACACGATCAACTGCGAGCACACGTGGTGGTACCCCGAAATTCAGGAGTCGGGCCACGGCTTCCAGCTGTCGCAGGTCAACTGCCTCATCGACCGCAACGCCCAGGACCCGATCTCCGGCACGTCCAACCTGCGTGCCTACGCGGTCAAGATCTACAAGGCCACGCCGGAGAACAGCCCGTTTGGCAACCCCTGCCCGTGCGACAGCAAGGGCAACGAGATCATCCACGATGCGAGCGACCCGCGCCTGAAGGCGTGGCTGCCCACCTATGAGGGGAGGGAGTAA